Proteins encoded within one genomic window of Acidovorax sp. 107:
- a CDS encoding ABC transporter ATP-binding protein: MDSNSNIVLNVNGIEVIYNHVILVLKGVSLQVREGSIVAILGGNGAGKTTTLRAISNLLQGERGEVTKGSIELRGERIENLSPADLVQRGVVQVMEGRHCFAHLTIEENLMTGSYTRTSKAEIAANLEKVYNYFPRLKTRRTSQAAYTSGGEQQMCAIGRALMANPSMVLLDEPSMGLAPQIVEEVFNIVKDLNTKEKVTFLLAEQNTNMALKYSDYGYIMESGRVVMDGAASDLANNEDVKEFYLGVGGGERKSFKDVKSYKRRKRWLA, from the coding sequence ATGGACTCCAACAGCAACATCGTTCTCAACGTCAACGGCATCGAAGTCATCTACAACCACGTGATCCTCGTGCTCAAGGGCGTCTCGCTGCAGGTGCGCGAGGGCTCTATCGTGGCCATCCTGGGGGGGAACGGGGCGGGCAAGACGACAACCTTGCGCGCTATCTCCAACCTGCTGCAGGGCGAGCGGGGCGAGGTGACCAAGGGCAGCATCGAGCTGCGCGGCGAACGCATCGAAAACCTCTCGCCCGCCGACTTGGTGCAGCGCGGTGTGGTGCAGGTGATGGAGGGGCGGCACTGCTTTGCCCACCTGACCATCGAAGAGAACCTGATGACGGGCAGCTACACCCGCACCAGCAAGGCCGAGATCGCGGCCAACCTGGAGAAGGTCTACAACTACTTTCCACGCCTCAAGACCCGCCGCACCTCACAGGCGGCCTACACATCGGGCGGCGAGCAGCAGATGTGCGCCATCGGCCGCGCACTCATGGCCAACCCGAGCATGGTGCTGCTGGACGAACCCTCCATGGGCCTGGCGCCACAGATCGTGGAAGAAGTGTTCAACATCGTGAAGGACCTGAACACCAAGGAGAAGGTGACCTTCTTGCTGGCCGAGCAGAACACCAACATGGCCCTGAAGTATTCGGACTACGGCTACATCATGGAAAGCGGCCGCGTGGTGATGGACGGCGCTGCCAGCGACCTGGCCAACAACGAGGACGTCAAGGAGTTCTACCTGGGCGTGGGCGGCGGCGAGCGCAAGAGCTTCAAGGATGTCAAAAGCTACAAGCGGCGCAAGCGCTGGTTGGCCTGA